The genomic segment CCGCAGGAGATTCGCCGCGACGGCATTCTGGCCGGGATAGGGGCGTACGCGATGGACGAGGGGGTGGTAGGCCCGCTCGACGGCGCGAAGTGCGTCCAGCGCCATGGCACCGGCAATCATGGCGTTCTTGAGCACGCGCTCGGCGTCGTAGACGAGCAGGGCCGCCCCGGCCGTCATCATCTGTGACCCGTTGATGAGCCCCAGGCCTTCCTTGGGCGTCAGGTCGGTGGGCTCGACACCCGCGCGGCGCATGGCCTGTCCGCCGGGCATGAGCTCGCCTTTGTAGTACGCGCGACCTTCGCCGATGGCCACTTCCGCGAATTGCGACAGCGGGGACAGGTCGCCGCTGGTTCCGAGCGACCCCTTTTCCTGCACGTACGGCACAACACCCTTGTTGATCATGTTCACGATGGTGTCGATGAGTTTCAGGCGCACGCCGGAAAAGCCCTTGGCCAGCGTATTCGCGCGGCAGGTCATGGCCGCCCGGACGACGTCCTCAGGCTGGGGATTTCCGGTTCCGGCGGAGTGGCTGTAGATGATGCGGCGCTGGAGCTCGGCGCTCTGCTCCGGCGAGATGCGGATGCGGGCGAATTCGCCGATGCCGGTGGTTACGCCATAGATGGCGACGTTTTCCTTGATGAAGCGCTCGATGACCTCGCGGGAGCGCTGCATCCGCTCGCGCGATTCGGGAGCGACGGAGACGGTGGCCCCATGGCGTGCCACGGCGCAGAGCGATTCAATCGTCAGGGATTTGCCGTCCAGTACGACTTCCATCACAGCTTCCTTTCCATTGAGCACGAGTTGGGTGTGGATGATACAGCGACCGGTGCCAAATCCCAATGTGGCGAAGGCAAAGGGGAAGGTCCGCGTTCCGCGGTCCGATTCGCGGGATGGCCCGTGGGACGGCGGGCGGCGTTCGCTCGGTCCATTTTTTGCGTCGTGGATGGCATGCGAATTGCCCATTGGCCACGCAGGGGGAGGTGCGCGCTGATGCGCGCCCTCATTGCCCCGCAAGCAGTGTCTGTTGAATTCGTATTCCGGTTCTGGGCGTCAGTGCCCAGCCCTGTCGGAGGAAAGAGAATGCCACGAGTCATTTTGCCGGGAATCAGCGTTTTCATCGTTCTTGCAGGCACGGCATGGGCCGGACCGGGTGGTGGCGGCGAGGCTTTCGATCGCGGCAACGCGGCCCTGGCTCGAGCCGACTTTGATGCCGCCGTCGAGGCATTCCAGGCTGCGGTTCGCGCCGAACCGGAGAACCAGGAGTTCATGCAGACCTTCGCGCTCGTGCGGCAGATCCGAGACTTGCGAGAGTCCATCGGGGATGAGCCCGATCCCCTCCGCTGGAGACAGTCCGCCGCCGCGCTCCATGCTTTTTACGCAGAGCATGGATTGTACGGCGAGTCGCTGCCGGTCGACCGGAAGCGCTACGACCGGGTTCCATCAGTGGAATCGGCCGCTCTTCTGGCCGAGACGCTGCTGGCGCTCGATCGCGATGACGAGGTGATCCAACTGGCCGGCAAGATCGAGCCAAAGAATCGCACGCCGCACCTGAATGCACTGTTGGGTCTCGCGCGGTTTCGTTCGGGCAATAAGGCGGAGGCCGCGGCGAGTCTTGTGCCTCCGGAGCTGATCTCGGCCGATGCCGGGCCTTCCTGTTTTCTTGCCGTCGCCCGGCTGGCGGCATCTCTGGGAGATACCAAGACAACGCTCGCCGCACTCCAGCGGGCGCTCGAGCTGACTCATCCGGGAAGGATTGAAGCGGAGCGGAAGCGGGTGGATGGTACGGCCGAGTTCGCATCGATGGCGGGCACGCCCGAGTTCCGGGCGGTGCTGGCGACGTCGTCCAAGGTTCACGAATCCAGTTGCAGCGGGGGATCGTCCTGCGGGAGTTGCCCGAAGCGCGCCCAGTGCAGTGGCGGGAAGTAGTCGTTGGATTGGTCGGGGGGCCGTTGAAGCATCCGCTACGAATTTCGCGCTCGGGAGTGCATTCCCCGGGAACGCTGCGCCGCGTGACGCAGGCCGTATTCCTGCTGCTGACCGTGGCCGGTGTGTTCGTCGTTGCCGGGAACGCCGAGCGCTGGTGCCCTTTCGGCGGCGTGGAAGCGTTGTACACCTACGCGGTCGAGGGCAACATGACCTGCTCGCTGGGGGTGTCGAACTTCTACATTCTCGGCGCGGTCCTGGTCATGACGCTGCTGCTTCGCCGCGCCTTCTGCGGTTACGTCTGTCCCGTGGGCACAATTTTCACGTGGACGCGCGGCATCGCCCGCCGGAGCGGCGTTCGGGCCCACGAGGTTCCAGCGACGCTGGACCGGGCGCTGTCGGTGCTCAAGTATGTGGTCCTCGCGATCATCCTGTTTTTCACATGGCGTACGGCCGAGCTCGTTTTTCGAGGGTACGATCCCTGTTACGCGCTCATCGGCCGGCACGGAGATGACATCACGTTCTGGGCGTATGTCATCTCCGGCGTTCTCCTCGTCGCGTCGGTATTTCTTACGATTCCTTTCTGTCGCTGGTTGTGTCCGCTGGCTGCCGTGCTGAACCCGTTCTCGTGGTTCGGGCTGGCGCGTGTGAAGCGCATCGAATCTGACTGCGTGGAATGCGGGCGCTGCGCCCGGGTCTGCCCGATGGCGATTCCGGTGGATCGCCTCCGCGAAGTGAAAAACGCGCGTTGCATGGCTTGTTTGAAGTGCGTGGAATCCTGCCCGACCGGCCACGACGGGACCATCGTGTGGGGTCCCCCCGATCGCCTCGGGCGTCGCTGGCCCAGCGGGGTGGCGGTCGGCCTTATCCTGCTTTGCACATCCGCCGCCGTCGCCGCGGCGTACCTTGCTCCTCTCCCATCATTCCGAACGCACCGTGGCGCGGCGCCGTCGGTGGCCGATCACCTCGAGCTGCGCATGAACGGGCTCGATTGTCGCGGCCGGGCCAACCTGCTGAAGTACTTCCTGGAGCGCGACGACCTGTACGCAGTTGACGGCTACGTTCAACTGGAGGCGTGGCCGGGACCCGGGCTCGCCCGGGTTCGGATCTCTTTCGATCCGCAGCGTGCCGACGCCGCCCGCATCCGCCGGGCGATTACCGAGCCCTACTATGATGCGGGTTCGGGTATCTTCCGCTTTCCACCCTTTGAGATTGAAGACTACGACGCATTGGCGACACCGTAACGCAGCCGACGTTTCGGCATTTACGCGTCGGCCGCGCCCATTTGCGTGGTGATCAGGATAATTCCGGCGAATATCAAGGCGATGCCGACAAGCTGGGGCACGTTGAGCCGCTCCCGCAACAGGGGGTGGAACCGCGCCGCCAGAGCGATTAGCGCAAATCCTCCGCCGGTCATGATGGGATAAGCCAGGCTGATCTTGAGCATCCGGCTCTGGAGGGCGTACATGTAGAACGCGGCGTTGAGGCCGAAGCATAGCAGCCCGATCACGAGCCACGGACTGGTAAGGACTTGCCGGATCGCTCCGCCGAATCCATCACGAAGCAATCCACCCGACTGCTGTATCGGCTGTGTTCCAATCTTCATCAGCAGATTGGCGGCGGCGTTCAGAACGAGGGCGACGAACAGTGCGACAACGTGCTTCATGCGACGGACTCCTTCCCGGCGGACCAACCCAACATGGCTTGCGCGGCATTCATAGCGGAATCGCCCGCAACGGACAAATTCCCTGACAGTGCCCCCCGTTTCGGTCCGTTCGTGCAAGTTGATTTCGGCATCGGTATAGTGCGGACATGA from the Phycisphaerae bacterium genome contains:
- a CDS encoding 4Fe-4S binding protein, with amino-acid sequence MTQAVFLLLTVAGVFVVAGNAERWCPFGGVEALYTYAVEGNMTCSLGVSNFYILGAVLVMTLLLRRAFCGYVCPVGTIFTWTRGIARRSGVRAHEVPATLDRALSVLKYVVLAIILFFTWRTAELVFRGYDPCYALIGRHGDDITFWAYVISGVLLVASVFLTIPFCRWLCPLAAVLNPFSWFGLARVKRIESDCVECGRCARVCPMAIPVDRLREVKNARCMACLKCVESCPTGHDGTIVWGPPDRLGRRWPSGVAVGLILLCTSAAVAAAYLAPLPSFRTHRGAAPSVADHLELRMNGLDCRGRANLLKYFLERDDLYAVDGYVQLEAWPGPGLARVRISFDPQRADAARIRRAITEPYYDAGSGIFRFPPFEIEDYDALATP
- a CDS encoding small multidrug resistance protein, with product MKHVVALFVALVLNAAANLLMKIGTQPIQQSGGLLRDGFGGAIRQVLTSPWLVIGLLCFGLNAAFYMYALQSRMLKISLAYPIMTGGGFALIALAARFHPLLRERLNVPQLVGIALIFAGIILITTQMGAADA